The sequence CTCCCAGCTCATCGTCCTGCTGAAGCACAAGGTGGGTGGTGCTGCACAGGGGCTgggctcctctcctcttccctcctgaCCCTGCCTTGGTGCCCTGGTGTGGGCAGTGGGGCTGCAGTGCCCCAGTCAGCGTCTCGGGGTGGTCGCTGATGGTTTTTCTCCCCCCAAGGTTTTTGTGGAGAGGGCCAACCTGAGCCTGGTGCAGCGGCGGCTGAAGCTGAAGGATTTCCGGGACGCCTACCCCCGCTTCCCCCCCATCCAGTCGATCCACGTCTCCCAGGATGAGCGCGAGTGCATGATCGACCTGAGCGAGTTCATGAACCCCTCGCCCTACACCGTGCCTCAGGTAACATTTGGGGGCCCCTCTGCGCCCCAGTCTGTCAGGGAACCGACGACACTGGGGCACCAGAGCCGGCTGGGGCCTCTGTGACCCATTCGTCCCTGACGTGCCTTGCAGGAGGCGTCTCTGCCACGGGTCTTCAAGCTTTTCCGGGCCCTGGGCCTGCGGCACTTGGTGGTTGTGGACAATCGCAACGAGGTGAGTCCCCACGGCCACCAGGCACTCGCTGCGTGCGGGCAGACTGGGCTCGTTGGGGTGCTGCTGTTGTCCCCGGGCTCACGGGGCCTGATGCTGTCCCTTCCCCGCAGGTGGTGGGCATGGTCACCCGCAAGGATCTCGCCCGGTACcggctggggaaggaagggctggaggagctctCGCTGGCACAGACGTGACGTGGGGCAGCACCGCCCAGCGGGATCGCACGCTGGCCCCTCTGAGACTGGGACCCTCGTTTGGTAGAGGCAGGGGGAGGACTGGGCTGGCTCCTGGAGGTAGCgtggtgcctggagcactggcacagctgTCCTGCCCCGGCTCTCCCGTGTGTCGCTGCCTTCCCACCTCTGCCAGCTCATCTCCTCCTCGCCctttcctctgcttccctgAGGGATCAAAATATGCTGTCGGTTCTGTTAGCTCTTTGAGTAAGCTCTCCGGGGGTTGTGTGAAGGCTGCAGCGTGCCTGGGGAGCCCGAGTGCCCTGCTGAGCTGGGTGCTGTCTCCCTGCCCTctatccctgctgctgccctgggcatCCCGGGACTGGGCAcctcctgtggggctggggctggctctgcagggatGGGAGGTTGCAGGGctctcccctgctcccagggccctgtcccctctccccacgctgctgctggctggcttgGGCTGAGCCCTGTGTCTGTTACTTTGGCCAGAGGGgatccctgccctgccccctGTGCAATAAAAGGGCTCCCATGGTTCAGCAGTTGCTGTCTCTTGCTCTTTCTTGGCTCCCTTGACTGCAGTGCCCCTAAGCCTGTGGGGTGAGGACACGGCATGGCCCCTCCTCGTGGCTTGGAGGGGATAAGAAGGAGAGGGCTTCCCTCGGGGTGGTGGTCCTGGAACGTGACCCTAGTGTGTTCCCCTGTGCCTCCAGCCCTCCCCTCGGTctcctcagtgctgctgcatcTCCCCTGCAGTGATACTGGGTTGAAAGTGACCCCAGCTTCATTCCTTTACTTTCTGCACCTTGGTCCAGACCTTTGCAGCAGCCTGGGTCCTGCTGGCCTTGGCTGCTGCCCCCTGAAACCAGCCACCACATCCAGCCATAGGGACAGAGccgagcctgcagctccctgggtgGCTCCAGCCCTCACGGTTCCTTGCCCTCGAAGCTCCAACTCCTTTATCTTCCCCTGCCCTCATTACCCCCTGTGCTGGCCttgcccctgctccatgcacCGCACCCCTGGGGTGCGAGTGCTCTGCACTGTGTTCTGGGGGGACCTGGGCAGGGCAAACCTGGCCTCTAGGGGCTTTCTACTGCGGGCTACTTCTGTGCTCAAATAAACCCTCTTTGTACTTTTACGTGGTGCTGCCTGGCTCttgcttccctccttccctggcCCCGCTGCCTGGGCTCGGGGGAGCCCTGAGGAGCTGAGGCCctgggcttggtgctggggggcagctcTGCGTGCCATGGGGTAGGGGGGTGTGCCCTATGAGGGGGAGTGCTGGGAGCCGGAGGTCCCTGGCAGGCCTGGGCTGTTCAAGGTTGCCCCTTCCTGGGTGCTTTTCCCTTTCAAGCCTGACAAAGAGGCACCACAAAGCCAGGGATGCCTCTGCCGGGCCCTGGTAACAGCGCTGGGCTGCAGCGGCAGCCAGGAGGCCTCAGGGAAGGGCCGGCTGTGCCCTGGTGCTCCCCTATCCTCCCCCTGGGTCTGACACCCAgcagggtggtggtggcaggtccctgctccctgggcaggcagcGGGGTCCCCGGATGGCAGCCGGGTGCTTTATGAGGCCCTGCGCTGCCCTTTGCCCCGGCGCAGCTGAGATAAGGGGATGGGATTCACGGAGTCGGGCCTGCAGAGCAAACACGGGCTGCTGGTTCCTCCAGCCACCCcgcttccctcctcctgctgctcctggaggggCGCAGAGCCCTTTGTCACCAGCGGCAGGGCTGTCCCTGTCACAGCGGCGGGTGGCGAAGGACACTGTGCACATTTGTGCCTAGCGGGAGTCATTTATTCACTcgtcccagctccagctgccccagcgctggcagcggggccgtgGTTTGATCATTAACTGGGTGGCACGTGGCGGGGCCAGGGTCCCCTCTGGTGGGCTCAGAGCCCCACAAAGGGCTCAGCATCCAGCCCCAGGCGGCCTGCCTCGGGAAGCAGCTCCCGCCCAGCGCCCGGCAGCTCCGGCCCCGGCTCCACCGTCCAGTTGGCCAGGAGGTCGCTGAAATCGGGGGTGCCGGCATGGAGGaggccggcggggccggggcccggcTCCTTCCAGAAGGAAGGCGGCAGCTTCCTCCTGTGCATGGGGGTGATGTGGCCGTATTTCCTCTCCAGCCGCTGCGTCTTGCCCCCGGCTGCCCGGGGTGGCAGACACCGGTGCACGCCGTACTCAAAGAGCTCGGCCAGCGGCCCCAGCCTCTGCGTggccccagagcccccccgggcCATCACTGCCTcaggctggggcaggctggCGGTGCCCGGCTCGTGGGCGGTGCACCGGGGCGAGCTGCAGTCCTCGGGTGTGCCACGGCCACCAGCGGGCTCCTCCTGGCCCCGCCGTCCGAAGTAGCGCTGGATGTCACCGCTGATGAGCTCCGAAAACCGCAGGAGCCTCAGGGTGGCCTCAGCGGCGTTTGGGCcggccagctccagccccctgcagctggtgctgtcctctgctgcctcctcttcatcctcctcttcctcctcctcttcgtcatcctcctcctcctcctcggagAGGTCGGGGAAGTCGGGTTCGGGGCGtgcgggcagcagcaggccgTGTGGGAAGGGCGAGGGCAGCCGCAGCCCGGCCAGGGGCCGGATGACACCCGCAGCCATGTCAGGGCGCAGGGGCAGCCCGGGGCCTGGACTcaccctgcagggcagggacagcgGGGTGAGGGtggcagcaccccggggtgtcCCCGTCCCGGTGCCCCACAGCAGCGTTTGGCCCCAAGGTGGCAGCAGGGGGGTGCTGTGTGGGGCAGTGGTGGGGCAGCGGGGCTGTACCCCCCATCTGTGGGACAGGGGGCAACTGAAAACATCCCCCCGAGCCCTGGGATGTGTGGCAGCAGGGTTGTCCCCGCTATCCATAGGATGTGGGGAAGCACAGACACCCCCCAAGACACAGAGCATCCCCCCAAAAGGTGTGAGGCAGCAGGGTGTCACCGCAGGGCTGTGTGTGGagctggatgaggccctgggcacaGCACCCTGCCACCATGGGGTGCACACccggggtgctgagccccctgcCCATGCGATGGTCCCGCGGGATTCCCTGTGGCAGGGCAAACCTCCCCGCACCGCCCTGGCTGTCTCTGACCACAG comes from Anas acuta chromosome 15, bAnaAcu1.1, whole genome shotgun sequence and encodes:
- the PERCC1 gene encoding protein PERCC1, translating into MHGRAAAPRVSPGPGLPLRPDMAAGVIRPLAGLRLPSPFPHGLLLPARPEPDFPDLSEEEEEDDEEEEEEEDEEEAAEDSTSCRGLELAGPNAAEATLRLLRFSELISGDIQRYFGRRGQEEPAGGRGTPEDCSSPRCTAHEPGTASLPQPEAVMARGGSGATQRLGPLAELFEYGVHRCLPPRAAGGKTQRLERKYGHITPMHRRKLPPSFWKEPGPGPAGLLHAGTPDFSDLLANWTVEPGPELPGAGRELLPEAGRLGLDAEPFVGL